Proteins from a single region of Pyxidicoccus trucidator:
- a CDS encoding ferritin-like domain-containing protein, translated as MKKTTSDIGMNKTGIATSPVDSADIIQAAKARQPSHLGDDSLLLKVRQQYAVESKGLGSVPPPASLKGSKPTVFIDKLGERAAFERSGVRLYQGALAKHEVLGSWEGGPTTEGLQRILNDELSHFGLVSEALVKLGADPTAVTPCADVAAVASMGLPAVVADPRMNLRDTLHALLVAELTDNAGWELLIELARGLGHDTLAARFQLALDAEAEHLTMVRNWLSAGITLEARATPVPRAEATPLTPRV; from the coding sequence ATGAAGAAGACGACCAGCGACATCGGCATGAACAAGACGGGCATCGCCACCTCGCCCGTGGACAGCGCGGACATCATCCAGGCCGCGAAGGCGCGTCAGCCCAGCCACCTGGGGGACGACTCGCTCCTCCTCAAGGTGCGCCAGCAGTACGCGGTGGAGTCGAAGGGCCTCGGCAGCGTGCCGCCACCGGCCAGCCTCAAGGGCTCCAAGCCCACCGTCTTCATCGACAAGCTGGGCGAGCGAGCCGCCTTCGAGCGCTCCGGCGTCCGGCTCTACCAGGGCGCCCTCGCCAAGCACGAGGTGCTCGGCAGCTGGGAGGGCGGCCCCACCACGGAGGGGCTGCAGCGCATCCTCAACGACGAGCTGTCCCACTTCGGCCTCGTCAGCGAGGCCCTGGTGAAGCTGGGGGCGGACCCCACGGCGGTGACGCCCTGCGCGGACGTGGCGGCGGTGGCCTCCATGGGCCTGCCCGCGGTGGTCGCCGACCCGAGGATGAACCTGCGCGACACGCTGCACGCGCTGCTGGTGGCGGAGCTGACGGACAACGCGGGCTGGGAGCTGCTCATCGAGCTGGCGCGGGGCCTGGGCCATGACACCCTGGCAGCCCGCTTCCAGCTCGCCCTGGACGCGGAGGCCGAGCACCTGACGATGGTGCGCAACTGGCTGTCCGCGGGCATCACCCTGGAGGCGCGCGCGACTCCGGTGCCCAGGGCCGAGGCTACCCCCCTCACTCCCAGGGTGTAG
- a CDS encoding CHASE2 domain-containing protein, with the protein MRLRWRNHWRLMLGVAVLATTLAAVCEWLGDTLGGWLEEAERGAYDKTVTSFTAGREKSPRVVVLAIDQPSLDGIRANPQYARNFGNWPYSRNLWARIVEQLEAEGARAIVFDAVMDERSTDPAMDLAFAQVLRDTRVPFFLGVSTHAEAKPLPRADFSTPLSEPGAPPSPGAAPVASAEDGLPAEALPSTDDTGEFPEEGATDEFQDTEDADAFPPVSPELMARALAFPVRAEGHAVVLLAHESVDGVKEPLYPVPPIPALVGAMDGFGLVDHETDPDGFMRRTRFVYTDGVNTYPTLPVRVAAGVLGASEVVLSGRTLRLGTRTYAVDAEGGTGIDYGGEFHERFNLVSLIKVLDAWALRNQGQPTGLPPGLFQDKVVVIGGNAVGLNDVKATPFSPAEPGVVKQAVVLDSLLGDGRFLAQAPLWMSLALVFLVALTSVVLLMTTRWTPLEIAWPLALYLGMHFVTGPILAKTGTYLLTALPSLAGMLASVAAVAFNHLVANKEAEFIRQAFSRFMEPKLVEQMISERALPRLDGENVEITAFFSDIRGFSTFSERFKDDPRNLVRILNTYLTRVSGALLKEGACLDKYIGDAVVCLFGAPMRQADHALRGCRGALAAKAEVDRLRAEFSAQGMPDVYTRIGVNTAVNFVGNFGSEQLFSYTAIGDGMNLAARLEGANKAYGSVIMIGPRTYELAKEHIETRELDRVRVAGKTEAVTVYELLALKGGLDARKRVTVERYHEALALYRAARFEEAAAVLEARRLEDPEDGPTQALLERCHKYAKTPPPEFDGVASLDK; encoded by the coding sequence ATGCGGTTGCGGTGGCGCAACCACTGGCGGCTGATGCTGGGCGTGGCGGTGCTGGCCACCACGCTCGCGGCCGTCTGCGAGTGGCTGGGCGACACGCTGGGCGGCTGGCTGGAAGAGGCCGAGCGCGGCGCCTACGACAAGACTGTCACCAGCTTCACCGCGGGCCGCGAGAAGTCGCCGCGGGTGGTGGTGCTGGCCATCGACCAGCCGAGCCTGGACGGCATCCGCGCCAACCCGCAGTACGCGCGCAACTTCGGCAACTGGCCCTACAGCCGGAACCTGTGGGCGCGCATCGTGGAGCAGCTCGAGGCCGAGGGCGCCCGCGCCATCGTCTTCGACGCTGTGATGGACGAGCGCTCCACGGACCCCGCCATGGACCTGGCCTTCGCGCAGGTGCTGCGCGACACACGGGTGCCCTTCTTCCTGGGCGTGTCCACCCATGCGGAGGCAAAGCCCCTGCCCCGCGCGGACTTCAGCACCCCGCTGTCCGAGCCGGGCGCGCCGCCTTCACCTGGCGCCGCGCCCGTGGCCTCGGCCGAGGACGGGCTGCCCGCCGAGGCCCTGCCCTCCACGGACGACACCGGCGAGTTCCCCGAGGAGGGCGCGACGGACGAGTTCCAGGACACGGAGGACGCGGACGCCTTTCCGCCCGTCTCGCCCGAGCTGATGGCGCGCGCCCTGGCCTTCCCGGTGCGCGCGGAGGGCCACGCGGTGGTGCTGCTGGCCCACGAGTCCGTGGACGGAGTGAAGGAGCCGCTCTACCCGGTGCCTCCCATCCCCGCGCTGGTGGGGGCCATGGACGGCTTCGGGCTGGTGGACCATGAGACGGACCCGGACGGGTTCATGCGGCGCACGCGCTTCGTGTACACGGACGGCGTCAACACGTACCCGACGCTGCCGGTGCGGGTGGCGGCGGGCGTGCTGGGCGCGAGCGAGGTGGTGCTGTCCGGGCGCACGCTGCGGCTGGGCACGCGCACGTACGCGGTGGACGCGGAGGGCGGCACGGGCATCGACTACGGCGGCGAGTTCCACGAGCGCTTCAACCTGGTGTCGCTCATCAAGGTCCTGGACGCCTGGGCGCTGCGCAACCAGGGCCAGCCCACGGGGCTGCCGCCGGGCCTCTTCCAGGACAAGGTGGTGGTCATCGGCGGCAACGCGGTGGGGCTCAACGACGTGAAGGCCACGCCCTTCTCCCCCGCCGAGCCCGGCGTGGTGAAGCAGGCGGTGGTGCTGGACTCGCTGCTGGGCGACGGCCGCTTCCTGGCCCAGGCGCCCTTGTGGATGAGCCTCGCGCTGGTCTTCCTCGTGGCGCTCACGTCCGTGGTGCTGCTGATGACGACGCGGTGGACGCCGCTGGAGATTGCCTGGCCGCTGGCGCTCTACCTCGGCATGCACTTCGTGACGGGCCCCATCCTCGCGAAGACGGGGACGTACCTGCTCACCGCCCTGCCCTCGCTGGCGGGCATGCTGGCCAGCGTGGCCGCGGTGGCCTTCAACCACCTGGTGGCCAACAAGGAGGCGGAGTTCATCCGCCAGGCCTTCAGCCGCTTCATGGAGCCGAAGCTCGTGGAGCAGATGATTTCCGAGCGCGCGCTGCCCCGGCTGGACGGGGAGAATGTCGAAATCACCGCCTTCTTCAGCGACATCCGCGGCTTCTCCACCTTCAGCGAGCGCTTCAAGGACGACCCGCGCAACCTGGTCCGCATCCTCAACACGTATCTGACGCGAGTGAGCGGAGCGCTGCTGAAGGAGGGGGCGTGCCTGGACAAGTACATCGGCGACGCGGTGGTGTGCCTCTTCGGCGCGCCCATGCGCCAGGCGGACCACGCGCTGCGCGGCTGCCGGGGGGCACTGGCGGCGAAGGCGGAGGTGGACCGGCTGCGCGCGGAGTTCAGCGCGCAGGGGATGCCGGACGTGTACACGCGCATCGGCGTCAACACCGCGGTGAACTTCGTGGGCAACTTCGGCAGCGAGCAGCTCTTCAGCTACACGGCCATCGGCGACGGGATGAACCTGGCCGCGCGGCTGGAGGGCGCGAACAAGGCGTATGGCTCGGTCATCATGATTGGCCCCCGCACGTACGAGCTGGCGAAGGAGCACATCGAGACGCGGGAGCTGGACCGGGTGCGCGTGGCGGGCAAGACGGAGGCCGTCACGGTGTACGAGCTGCTGGCGCTCAAGGGCGGCCTGGACGCGCGCAAGCGGGTGACGGTGGAGCGCTACCACGAGGCGCTGGCGCTCTACCGCGCGGCGCGCTTCGAGGAGGCCGCGGCGGTGCTGGAGGCACGACGGTTGGAGGACCCGGAGGACGGGCCCACGCAGGCGCTGCTGGAGCGCTGCCACAAGTACGCCAAGACGCCCCCGCCGGAGTTCGACGGGGTGGCGAGCCTGGACAAGTGA